In Deinococcus arcticus, a genomic segment contains:
- a CDS encoding sensor domain-containing protein: MPEHEAQLFAAMFRRSPMGIALVSLEGSFLQVNDALSRMLGYAPAELQALTFQDITHPDDLDSDLALLRRVLARELDQYELRKRYWRKDGQLIWIELHVSLIVHEDGSPAFFVSQIQDITAQVEREAQLQDVNERLRLALDATEDGIWDWQLPGGELFVSDTFRAQLGLAAHEPVSLATWLAQVHPDDLPALQATYRAHLTGDRPLHAQYRARPASGEWHVFQVRGRVTAWDEAGQPRRVVGTQTDITAQVRTTQDLQLLLDNLPALIGYWDTTLHNRFGNPTYLDWFGLTPAQVRGQHIRDVIGEALYAQNQPMIRRVLAGETMRFERQLTRASGQLRFIELVYVPDLQGGEVRGFFSLGTDITARKAAERALTEQRELARVTLASIGDGVITTDPEGRVTFLNPTAERMTGWALAEATGQPIETVMPLLEESSRQPLPNPLRRALSERETLGLAANTLLRSQGGAYFSIEDSAAPILNEQGELLGAVLVFHDVSEARAMAVRMTHLAQHDALTDLPNRVLLRDRVSQAIGRAQRQGTRFAVLFLDLDHFKNVNDSLGHHVGDELLRAIAGRLRGALRASDTVSRQGGDEFIVLLPDMREADHVENVLAKLTEALTVPYHVAGHQLDIGFSVGVALYPDDGESTDVLLQHADAAMYRAKAEGRGRHRFFSRALHEAILARQSLQTELRQAFERREFSLVYQPKVNLWTREVLGAEALLRWVRPDGRAVSPMDFIPLAEESGLIVPLGAWVLETACAQSRAWAQQCGHDVPVSVNISPLQFTDPGFLATVQRCLQGSGLSPRLLELELTESMLMADLERVQQTLGALRALGVCVSIDDFGTGYSSLSYLRAFPVNTLKIDRSFLKTLPDDAQALAVVEAVVALGRSLNLGVIAEGVETPEQARSLLNLDCAAMQGYLFARPMPPAELLTWLRDWRAQSAEDADLSSLRD, translated from the coding sequence ATGCCTGAGCACGAGGCCCAGCTGTTTGCGGCCATGTTCCGGCGCTCACCCATGGGTATTGCGCTGGTGTCCCTGGAAGGCAGTTTCCTGCAGGTGAATGACGCCCTGAGCCGCATGCTGGGCTACGCCCCCGCCGAATTGCAGGCCCTGACCTTTCAGGACATCACCCACCCGGACGATCTGGACAGCGACCTGGCGCTGCTGCGGCGCGTGCTGGCGCGCGAGTTGGACCAGTACGAACTGCGCAAACGTTACTGGCGCAAGGACGGACAGCTGATCTGGATAGAACTGCACGTCTCGCTGATTGTGCACGAGGACGGCTCGCCGGCCTTTTTTGTCTCGCAGATTCAGGACATCACGGCGCAGGTGGAACGCGAGGCCCAGCTGCAGGATGTCAACGAGCGGCTGAGACTGGCGCTGGACGCCACCGAGGACGGCATCTGGGACTGGCAGTTGCCGGGCGGCGAGCTGTTTGTCTCGGACACCTTCCGGGCGCAGCTGGGGCTCGCGGCCCACGAGCCGGTGAGCCTGGCAACGTGGCTGGCACAGGTGCATCCCGACGATCTGCCGGCGCTGCAGGCCACTTACCGCGCCCACCTGACTGGTGACCGGCCCCTGCATGCGCAGTACCGCGCCCGGCCCGCCAGCGGCGAGTGGCACGTCTTTCAGGTGCGCGGGCGGGTCACGGCGTGGGACGAGGCCGGCCAGCCCCGGCGTGTGGTGGGCACCCAGACCGACATCACTGCGCAGGTGCGCACCACCCAGGACCTGCAGCTGCTGCTGGACAACCTGCCAGCGCTGATCGGGTACTGGGACACCACGCTGCACAACCGCTTTGGCAACCCCACCTACCTGGACTGGTTTGGCCTGACGCCCGCCCAGGTGCGCGGCCAGCACATCCGGGACGTGATTGGCGAGGCGCTGTATGCCCAGAACCAGCCGATGATCAGGCGGGTCCTGGCCGGTGAAACGATGCGCTTTGAGCGCCAGCTGACCCGGGCCAGCGGCCAGCTGCGCTTCATAGAGCTGGTGTACGTGCCCGACCTGCAGGGGGGCGAGGTCCGGGGCTTTTTCTCGCTGGGCACCGACATCACCGCGCGCAAGGCCGCCGAGCGTGCCCTGACCGAGCAGCGGGAACTGGCCCGCGTGACGCTGGCGTCGATTGGTGACGGGGTCATCACCACTGACCCTGAAGGCCGGGTCACCTTCCTGAACCCCACGGCCGAGCGCATGACCGGCTGGGCGCTGGCCGAGGCGACGGGGCAGCCCATCGAAACGGTGATGCCGCTGCTGGAAGAAAGCTCGCGCCAGCCGCTGCCCAATCCGCTGCGCCGCGCCCTGAGCGAGCGCGAAACCCTGGGGCTGGCGGCCAACACGCTGCTGCGCAGTCAGGGCGGGGCCTATTTCAGCATCGAGGATTCAGCGGCGCCGATCCTGAACGAGCAGGGCGAGCTGCTGGGCGCCGTGCTGGTCTTTCACGATGTCTCCGAGGCCCGGGCCATGGCCGTGCGCATGACCCACCTCGCGCAGCACGACGCCCTGACCGACCTGCCCAACCGGGTGCTGCTGCGCGACCGGGTGTCACAGGCCATTGGCCGCGCCCAGCGCCAGGGCACGCGCTTTGCGGTGCTGTTTCTCGACCTGGACCACTTCAAGAACGTCAACGATTCGCTGGGCCACCATGTGGGCGACGAACTGCTGAGGGCCATCGCCGGGCGCCTGCGCGGAGCGCTGCGGGCCTCGGACACGGTCAGCCGCCAGGGGGGCGACGAATTTATCGTGCTGCTGCCCGACATGCGCGAGGCCGACCATGTGGAAAACGTGCTGGCCAAGCTGACCGAGGCGCTCACCGTGCCCTACCACGTGGCCGGGCATCAGCTGGACATTGGCTTCAGCGTGGGCGTGGCCCTGTACCCCGACGACGGCGAGAGCACCGACGTGCTGCTGCAGCACGCCGACGCCGCCATGTACCGCGCCAAGGCCGAGGGACGCGGGCGCCACCGCTTCTTCTCGCGCGCGCTGCACGAGGCCATCCTGGCGCGCCAGAGCCTGCAGACTGAACTGCGCCAGGCCTTCGAGCGCCGTGAATTCTCGCTGGTGTATCAGCCCAAGGTCAACCTCTGGACCCGCGAGGTGCTGGGCGCCGAGGCGCTGCTGCGCTGGGTGCGCCCGGACGGCCGGGCGGTGTCGCCCATGGACTTCATTCCCCTGGCCGAGGAAAGCGGCCTGATTGTGCCGCTGGGTGCCTGGGTGCTGGAAACTGCCTGCGCCCAGAGCCGCGCCTGGGCCCAGCAGTGCGGCCACGACGTGCCGGTATCAGTCAATATCTCGCCGCTGCAATTTACCGACCCCGGGTTTCTGGCTACAGTGCAGCGCTGCTTGCAGGGCAGTGGCCTGAGCCCGCGCCTGCTGGAACTGGAACTCACCGAGAGCATGCTGATGGCCGACCTGGAACGGGTGCAGCAGACCCTGGGCGCGCTGCGGGCCCTGGGCGTGTGCGTGTCCATTGACGACTTCGGCACCGGCTATTCCAGCCTCAGCTACCTGCGCGCCTTTCCGGTCAACACCCTGAAAATTGACCGCTCGTTCCTGAAGACCCTGCCGGACGATGCCCAGGCGCTGGCGGTGGTGGAGGCCGTGGTGGCCCTGGGCCGCAGCCTGAACCTGGGCGTGATTGCCGAGGGGGTGGAAACGCCCGAGCAGGCCCGCAGCCTGCTGAACCTGGACTGCGCCGCCATGCAGGGCTACCTGTTTGCCCGCCCCATGCCCCCGGCTGAACTGCTGACGTGGCTGCGCGACTGGCGGGCCCAGAGCGCCGAGGACGCGGACCTCAGCTCGCTGAGGGACTAG
- a CDS encoding CopD family protein, which translates to MRALLTGAAHLGLVLLLGGVLSRRALTPGWPRLWVPALGAGLLLLGWGGQVGLTLGALGFTAPGDVLAYLTGTGPGRAILTGLLGAALLLAAETGRWPWPALPLAAGVVLWGAAGVGHGAGHGVGMRALHAAHAAAMCLWLGGVLSLLRRGTPGLARRFSRVAALCVAVLALTGLAMAAEHLRWPLVWPGTPYTQALALKLGTVALALLLALGVRRALARGRPLTWPLRREALALLVVLALTAHLVTQPPPAGHATHAAAGLDFP; encoded by the coding sequence GTGCGGGCGCTGCTGACCGGGGCCGCCCACCTGGGGCTGGTGCTGCTGCTGGGGGGCGTGCTGTCGCGGCGCGCCCTGACCCCCGGCTGGCCCCGCCTGTGGGTGCCTGCCCTGGGGGCCGGGCTGCTGCTGCTGGGCTGGGGCGGGCAGGTGGGGCTGACGCTGGGCGCCCTGGGCTTTACCGCGCCAGGGGACGTGCTGGCCTACCTGACGGGCACCGGGCCGGGCCGGGCCATCCTGACGGGCCTGCTGGGCGCGGCGCTGCTGCTGGCCGCCGAGACGGGGCGCTGGCCCTGGCCGGCCCTGCCGCTGGCGGCGGGGGTGGTGCTGTGGGGCGCGGCAGGCGTGGGTCACGGCGCCGGGCACGGCGTGGGCATGCGCGCCCTGCACGCCGCGCACGCCGCCGCCATGTGCCTGTGGCTGGGCGGCGTGCTGAGCCTGCTGCGCCGGGGCACCCCGGGGCTGGCCCGGCGCTTTTCCCGGGTGGCGGCGCTGTGCGTGGCGGTCCTGGCCCTGACGGGGCTGGCAATGGCAGCCGAGCATCTGCGCTGGCCGCTGGTCTGGCCCGGTACCCCCTACACCCAGGCCCTGGCGCTGAAACTGGGCACAGTGGCCCTGGCGCTGCTGCTGGCGTTGGGCGTCAGGCGGGCCCTGGCGCGGGGGCGCCCGCTCACCTGGCCGCTGCGGCGCGAGGCCCTGGCGCTGCTGGTGGTGCTGGCGCTCACGGCCCACCTGGTCACGCAACCCCCACCGGCGGGACATGCCACGCACGCCGCCGCCGGATTAGACTTTCCTTAA
- a CDS encoding copper resistance CopC family protein, producing MKRWLILALLALPGAALAHTAVTRVVPAQGAVVAAPGAVTLTFSEPVELRFSAVRVMAVAPGQTPAAAAKLALAARPDAPTLASRPPGGSGLAARLSVPLKPGLRPGLYVIAWKLLSGDGHPVSGLSTFRVR from the coding sequence ATGAAACGATGGTTGATACTGGCCCTGCTGGCGCTGCCGGGCGCGGCCCTGGCCCACACGGCGGTCACCCGGGTGGTGCCGGCCCAGGGCGCGGTGGTGGCGGCGCCCGGCGCCGTGACCCTGACCTTCAGTGAACCGGTGGAACTGCGCTTCAGCGCGGTGCGCGTAATGGCCGTGGCCCCGGGCCAGACCCCGGCGGCCGCCGCGAAGCTGGCCCTGGCCGCGCGCCCGGACGCCCCCACGCTGGCCAGCCGCCCCCCGGGCGGTTCTGGGCTGGCCGCCCGGCTGAGCGTGCCGCTGAAACCCGGCCTCAGGCCCGGGCTGTACGTGATCGCCTGGAAGCTGCTGTCCGGGGACGGGCACCCGGTCAGCGGCCTCAGTACCTTCCGGGTGCGCTAG
- a CDS encoding DUF1775 domain-containing protein: MLTHLLALTSALLLSVAAAHATVRTESGLSESRAGASETYRLNVPTEKEISTTQIRLVVPAGLTITRFQVTPGFTRTVKKNEAGLVTEVLWTGRVAPMEYARFFFQARNPAAPGELSWKVYQTYSDGSVVAWDDADPARGPASKTAVK, from the coding sequence ATGTTGACCCACCTGCTGGCCCTGACCAGCGCCCTGCTGCTGTCTGTCGCCGCCGCCCACGCCACCGTCCGCACGGAGAGCGGCCTGAGCGAAAGCCGCGCGGGTGCCAGCGAAACCTACCGCCTGAACGTGCCCACCGAGAAGGAGATCAGCACCACCCAGATCCGGCTGGTGGTGCCGGCCGGGCTGACGATCACCCGGTTTCAGGTCACGCCCGGCTTCACCCGCACGGTGAAGAAAAACGAGGCGGGTCTGGTCACCGAAGTGCTCTGGACCGGCCGCGTGGCGCCCATGGAATACGCGCGCTTCTTCTTCCAGGCCCGCAACCCGGCCGCGCCCGGCGAACTGAGCTGGAAGGTCTACCAGACCTACAGTGACGGCTCGGTGGTGGCCTGGGACGACGCAGACCCGGCAAGGGGCCCGGCCAGCAAAACAGCCGTGAAATAA